Proteins found in one Vallitalea guaymasensis genomic segment:
- a CDS encoding ABC transporter permease → MRSKVNQLYYHAMLLPGMVALIIFSIIPMGGIIMAFQNFQPAKGILHSDFIGLDNFKRILLLPDAKQIFFNTIIIAVAKILIGMIVAVAFALLLNECRILIFKRAVQTIVYLPHFLSWVILAVMFSNIFSYTGIVNQVVTFFGGEPSMYLVSNKWFRSIMIGGDVWKNFGYNAIIYVAAMTSIDPTLYEAGDIDGATRWQKIKSITIPGILPTIILMTTLNMGKVMNAGFEQIFNMYSPLVYETGDIIDTYVYRVGLVNLQYSFGTAVGLLKSVISFVMLFVSYKLAAKYSDYRIF, encoded by the coding sequence TTGAGAAGCAAGGTTAATCAATTATATTATCATGCTATGTTATTGCCAGGGATGGTAGCATTAATTATTTTCAGCATCATTCCTATGGGTGGAATAATCATGGCTTTCCAGAACTTCCAACCTGCAAAAGGGATTTTACATTCTGATTTTATAGGATTGGACAATTTTAAACGTATATTATTATTGCCTGATGCAAAACAAATATTTTTCAATACAATAATAATTGCCGTAGCTAAAATACTTATAGGAATGATTGTTGCTGTTGCATTTGCTCTTCTATTGAATGAATGTAGAATATTAATATTTAAAAGAGCAGTACAAACTATTGTGTACTTACCTCATTTCTTGTCATGGGTAATATTGGCAGTTATGTTCAGTAACATTTTCTCATATACAGGAATAGTGAATCAAGTAGTAACATTTTTTGGTGGCGAACCATCAATGTATCTGGTTAGTAATAAATGGTTCAGGTCCATTATGATTGGTGGAGATGTTTGGAAAAACTTTGGTTATAACGCAATCATCTATGTTGCAGCCATGACCAGTATTGATCCTACACTCTATGAAGCAGGAGATATTGATGGGGCGACTCGTTGGCAGAAAATCAAAAGTATAACGATACCAGGTATTTTACCAACTATTATCTTGATGACAACCCTTAACATGGGTAAGGTAATGAACGCTGGTTTTGAACAGATTTTCAACATGTATAGTCCTTTGGTATATGAAACTGGTGATATTATAGATACATATGTTTATAGAGTTGGTTTAGTAAATCTGCAATACAGTTTTGGTACAGCAGTAGGTTTATTAAAATCAGTAATCAGCTTTGTAATGTTGTTCGTATCATATAAATTGGCAGCTAAGTATTCGGATTATAGAATTTTCTAG
- a CDS encoding carbohydrate ABC transporter permease → MRKKITTADIIIGIILILCAFSCLMPILNTIAISFSDRTSAALGKVYYLPVNFTMAAYEAMIHESQFIVSFFNSIYRVLLGVSINMLLSILMAYPLSKSTKAFKYKKVYMWIIIVTMMFNGGLVPTFLVIKNLGLMDTIWSLVLPTAVPVFNVILLMNFFKGVPNSLEEAAEVDGANPMQILWKIFVPISKPALATIALFAIVAHWNAFFDGKIYINSPSKLPLQTYIQSLTVDLNPERMANMTPEQIERQMAMSSLTFNSAKVIVSMVPILLIYPFIQKYFVTGIVVGAVKE, encoded by the coding sequence ATGAGAAAAAAAATTACAACCGCTGATATTATTATAGGTATCATCCTCATTTTATGTGCTTTTTCCTGTTTAATGCCTATACTTAATACTATTGCCATATCTTTTAGTGATAGAACCAGTGCAGCATTAGGAAAAGTATATTACCTGCCAGTTAATTTCACAATGGCAGCTTATGAGGCTATGATACATGAGAGTCAATTTATAGTATCATTCTTCAATTCAATATATAGAGTTTTATTAGGTGTGTCAATTAATATGTTGCTTTCAATATTGATGGCATATCCACTATCTAAGAGTACAAAAGCTTTTAAATACAAGAAAGTATATATGTGGATAATAATTGTTACCATGATGTTCAATGGTGGTTTAGTTCCTACATTCTTAGTTATTAAGAATCTAGGTCTAATGGATACAATATGGTCATTAGTTCTACCAACTGCTGTTCCAGTATTTAATGTAATACTTCTGATGAACTTCTTTAAAGGTGTACCTAATTCATTAGAAGAAGCAGCTGAAGTGGATGGAGCTAATCCAATGCAGATTTTATGGAAAATCTTCGTACCTATTTCAAAGCCAGCTTTGGCTACAATTGCATTGTTTGCTATAGTAGCTCATTGGAATGCATTCTTTGATGGTAAGATATATATTAACTCTCCATCAAAATTACCATTACAGACATATATTCAATCCTTGACAGTTGATTTGAATCCTGAAAGAATGGCTAACATGACGCCAGAACAGATTGAGCGACAAATGGCAATGTCTAGTTTAACCTTCAACTCAGCTAAGGTTATTGTTTCCATGGTACCTATACTACTCATATATCCGTTTATACAGAAGTATTTTGTAACTGGAATTGTTGTAGGAGCCGTTAAAGAATAA
- a CDS encoding PHP domain-containing protein, producing the protein MKIDLHVHAKERSACSIASEKEHIESAIRFGLDGLVFTDHNRISSKEHIDELNKKYKPFRIYSGIEITIKDKGEDILVIGINDKILEEKDWSYEELYKYVKENNGFIALAHPYRYKDYVNVDIENYIPDAIEIHSTNIGKDDEQNIKNLAKRLNTRLITNSDGHDSKHVGIYHNDLDYTPEDDAELVEILKAGKYTCEPSSVRVKIFNEKVKKQEEIIRKLIKEGKDKKYYQETTGNWEGQFDRVAMGKSYEI; encoded by the coding sequence ATGAAAATAGATTTACACGTACATGCTAAGGAACGTTCAGCTTGTAGTATAGCAAGTGAAAAGGAACATATAGAATCCGCAATTAGATTTGGATTGGATGGATTGGTTTTTACAGACCATAACAGGATTTCTTCAAAAGAACATATAGATGAATTAAACAAGAAATATAAGCCATTCAGAATATATAGTGGAATTGAAATCACTATAAAAGATAAAGGTGAAGATATCTTGGTTATTGGTATTAATGATAAGATATTGGAAGAGAAAGACTGGTCATATGAAGAACTATACAAATATGTAAAAGAAAATAATGGATTCATAGCATTAGCCCATCCATATAGATATAAAGACTATGTAAATGTAGACATAGAAAATTACATACCAGATGCTATAGAGATTCATTCAACCAATATAGGTAAAGATGATGAGCAGAATATCAAAAATCTAGCAAAAAGGTTAAATACTAGATTAATAACTAATTCTGACGGACATGATTCCAAACATGTTGGCATTTATCATAATGATTTGGATTATACACCAGAAGATGATGCTGAATTAGTTGAGATATTGAAGGCAGGTAAGTATACATGCGAACCAAGTAGCGTGAGAGTAAAGATATTCAATGAAAAAGTGAAAAAGCAAGAAGAAATAATAAGAAAACTCATTAAAGAAGGTAAGGATAAAAAATATTATCAAGAAACTACAGGAAATTGGGAAGGTCAATTTGATAGAGTTGCAATGGGTAAATCTTATGAAATATAA
- a CDS encoding glycerophosphodiester phosphodiesterase family protein: MDSRMKWLAEDKIAHRGYHNSRYPENSMGAFKRAIDHGFSIELDIHMLSDGEIVVYHDDNLKRVTGVDKDIEKCTYEEIKNLKLLDSNENIPLFKDVLNEVNGKVGIMIELKTRGKAGPLEEKTYEMLKNYKGRYIIQSFNPFSVAWFYKNAPEIVRGQLSGYFKDDDLSLVSRVLLRNYLLNFLSKPDFINYDINYLHRLPIKLIRCKGKFVFGWTARSKTEFCDALNRCENAVFEDFNPCE; the protein is encoded by the coding sequence ATGGATTCAAGAATGAAATGGTTAGCTGAGGATAAAATAGCTCATAGGGGATATCATAATAGCAGATATCCAGAGAATTCAATGGGAGCTTTCAAAAGAGCCATAGATCATGGATTTTCAATTGAGTTGGACATACATATGTTATCGGATGGAGAGATAGTTGTTTATCATGATGATAATTTAAAGAGAGTCACAGGTGTAGATAAGGATATAGAAAAATGTACATATGAAGAGATAAAAAATCTTAAGTTGTTAGATTCTAATGAAAACATTCCTTTATTCAAAGATGTATTAAATGAAGTAAATGGAAAAGTAGGTATTATGATAGAATTGAAGACCAGGGGTAAGGCTGGACCTTTGGAAGAAAAGACATATGAAATGCTAAAAAACTATAAAGGAAGATATATAATACAATCCTTCAATCCTTTTTCCGTGGCATGGTTTTATAAAAATGCACCAGAGATTGTCAGAGGTCAGCTTTCGGGATACTTCAAAGATGATGATCTATCACTTGTATCTAGGGTATTGCTAAGAAACTATCTGTTGAATTTCTTGAGTAAACCTGATTTCATTAACTACGATATTAATTATCTACATAGATTGCCGATAAAATTAATAAGATGTAAAGGCAAGTTTGTCTTTGGGTGGACAGCTAGGAGTAAGACGGAGTTTTGTGATGCATTGAATAGATGTGAAAATGCTGTGTTTGAAGATTTTAATCCTTGTGAGTGA
- the hutH gene encoding histidine ammonia-lyase, whose product MDTVYVDGNNLTLEEVVNVARHNKKVGISKEAIEKVNKSRKYVDEIVDKEKIVYGITTGFGKFSNVVISKDQVENLQSSLIKSHACGVGNHFPIETVRAIMLLRVNALTKGYSGIKLTTLNTLVEMINKGVHPAIPEKGSLGSSGDLAPLAHMVLVMLGEGEAYYKGELLSGKEAMNQAGIEPISLSAKEGLALINGTQVLTAVGALATYDAIKLAKLSDVSASLTFEALRGITDVFDEKVHLLRNHIGQMKCSKNMLKILEGSNLTTRQGEIKVQDPYSLRCVPQIHGASKDAINYVLDKVNKEINAATDNPLIFPDEDEVISCGNFHGQPMALAFDFLGIALAELANSAERRIERLVNPNLSCLPGFLTEHGGLNSGFMIAQYTAASLVSENKVLAHPASVDSIPSSANQEDHVSMGSIAARKARDILYNTTRVIAIELLAASQALEFREGKTLGKGTKVAYELVRTEVDKLMEDRIMYVDIEKIIALVTSNKMIDEVEVRIGELL is encoded by the coding sequence TTGGATACTGTTTATGTTGACGGAAATAATTTAACATTAGAAGAAGTAGTAAATGTTGCTAGACACAACAAAAAGGTTGGTATTTCAAAAGAAGCAATAGAAAAGGTCAATAAATCAAGGAAATATGTTGATGAAATAGTTGACAAAGAGAAGATTGTATATGGAATCACAACTGGTTTTGGTAAATTTAGTAATGTAGTTATCTCAAAAGATCAAGTGGAAAATCTCCAATCAAGTTTAATAAAAAGTCATGCTTGTGGTGTTGGGAATCATTTTCCTATTGAAACTGTCAGAGCAATTATGCTCCTTAGAGTTAATGCACTTACAAAAGGTTATTCAGGTATAAAGCTTACAACACTTAATACATTAGTAGAAATGATTAATAAGGGAGTTCATCCAGCTATTCCAGAAAAAGGTTCTCTTGGCTCAAGTGGTGATTTGGCACCTCTAGCCCATATGGTATTAGTTATGTTAGGAGAAGGGGAAGCATACTATAAAGGTGAGTTGCTAAGTGGTAAAGAGGCTATGAATCAAGCTGGTATAGAGCCAATTAGTCTAAGTGCAAAAGAAGGTCTAGCATTAATTAATGGAACTCAAGTACTTACGGCAGTAGGTGCACTAGCTACATATGATGCAATAAAACTTGCAAAACTGTCAGATGTATCAGCTTCTCTTACTTTTGAAGCCTTAAGAGGTATTACAGATGTTTTTGATGAAAAAGTACATCTGTTAAGAAATCATATAGGTCAAATGAAATGTTCCAAAAACATGTTGAAAATATTGGAAGGTAGTAATCTTACAACAAGACAAGGGGAAATAAAAGTACAGGATCCTTACTCCTTACGATGTGTCCCACAGATACATGGTGCAAGTAAGGATGCAATAAATTATGTACTTGATAAGGTTAATAAAGAGATAAATGCAGCAACTGACAACCCATTAATATTCCCAGACGAAGATGAAGTCATATCATGCGGTAATTTTCATGGTCAGCCTATGGCGTTAGCCTTTGATTTTCTTGGTATTGCACTTGCTGAACTAGCTAATTCGGCTGAAAGAAGAATAGAAAGATTAGTTAATCCTAATCTAAGCTGCTTGCCAGGATTTTTAACAGAGCATGGCGGACTTAACTCAGGTTTTATGATAGCTCAATATACAGCGGCTTCACTGGTTTCTGAAAATAAAGTGTTAGCTCATCCTGCAAGTGTTGATTCTATACCATCCTCAGCTAATCAAGAAGATCATGTAAGTATGGGATCTATAGCTGCTAGAAAAGCAAGAGATATACTCTATAATACTACAAGAGTCATTGCGATAGAGCTACTAGCGGCTTCACAAGCATTAGAATTCAGGGAAGGTAAAACATTAGGAAAAGGTACAAAAGTAGCATATGAATTAGTTAGAACAGAAGTAGATAAATTGATGGAAGATAGAATCATGTATGTGGACATTGAAAAAATTATCGCTTTAGTTACAAGCAATAAAATGATTGATGAAGTAGAAGTGCGTATCGGAGAATTGCTGTAG
- a CDS encoding urocanate hydratase yields MLSNSEVYNMMDIKLDFREGLPEYSKFQDGIRRAPKREFTLTQEETELALKNALRYIPEEYHEELVPEFLEELLTKGRIYGYRFRPEGKIVGKPIDEYEGKCIEGRAFQVMIDNNLDFDIALYPYELVTYGESGSVFQNWMQYRLIKKYLKELTTDQTLVIVSGHPLGFFHSREDAPRVMITNGLMVGAFDDYENFNRAAALGVANYGQMTAGGWMYIGPQGIVHGTYSTLLNAGRLKLDIGEDDDLSGKLFVSSGLGGMSGAQGKAIKISGGIGIIAEVDYSRIKTRYDQGWINEITNTPKEAFSLAKECIADNKSYAIAYHGNIVDLLQYAVDEDIHIDLLSDQTSCHEAYNGGYCPQGITFEERTKMLATDKESFKSLVDKTLKNHYEVIKKLVSKGTYFFDYGNSFMKAIYDSGIKEISKNGRNDKDGFIWPSYVEDILGPGLFDYGYGPFRWVCLSGKEEDLIKTDKAAMDCIDPSRRYQDKDNYVWIKDAQKNKLVVGTQARILYQDAFGRLKIALRFNEMVRKGQVGPIMLGRDHHDTGGTDSPFRETSNIKDGSNIMADLSTHIFAGNSARGMSLVTLHNGGGVGISKSINGGFGMVLDGSRRVDEILKNAILWDVMGGVARRAWARCENAIETSAGYNDMMNGLDHITLPFIADDEMISKEVKKVYGK; encoded by the coding sequence ATGTTAAGTAATTCAGAAGTATACAATATGATGGATATCAAATTGGATTTTAGAGAAGGTCTACCAGAATATTCAAAGTTCCAAGATGGAATAAGAAGAGCACCTAAGAGAGAGTTTACATTGACACAGGAAGAAACAGAATTAGCACTTAAAAATGCGCTAAGATATATCCCAGAAGAATATCATGAAGAGCTTGTACCAGAGTTCCTAGAAGAATTATTGACCAAAGGACGTATATATGGTTATAGATTTCGACCAGAAGGTAAAATAGTGGGAAAACCTATTGATGAATACGAAGGGAAATGTATAGAAGGTAGAGCTTTCCAAGTCATGATAGATAATAATCTGGATTTTGATATAGCTCTATATCCATATGAATTAGTGACTTATGGGGAATCAGGCAGTGTATTTCAGAATTGGATGCAATACAGGCTGATAAAAAAATATCTGAAAGAGTTAACTACAGACCAAACATTGGTCATAGTATCAGGTCATCCTCTAGGATTCTTCCATTCAAGAGAAGATGCACCAAGAGTTATGATAACCAACGGTCTTATGGTGGGAGCTTTTGACGATTATGAGAACTTCAATCGAGCAGCTGCACTAGGAGTTGCTAATTATGGACAGATGACTGCTGGTGGTTGGATGTATATTGGACCTCAAGGAATAGTTCATGGAACATATAGCACATTGCTTAATGCAGGAAGATTAAAACTTGATATTGGAGAAGATGATGACCTATCAGGCAAGTTATTCGTTTCTTCCGGACTTGGCGGGATGAGTGGAGCACAAGGAAAAGCAATTAAAATATCAGGCGGTATTGGTATCATTGCTGAAGTAGATTATTCAAGAATAAAGACAAGATACGACCAAGGTTGGATAAATGAGATTACCAATACACCAAAAGAGGCTTTTTCTCTAGCAAAAGAATGTATAGCCGATAATAAGTCATATGCCATAGCATACCACGGTAATATTGTTGACTTGCTGCAATATGCAGTAGATGAAGATATACATATAGATTTGTTATCAGATCAAACATCTTGCCACGAAGCATATAACGGTGGATACTGCCCACAGGGAATTACTTTTGAAGAAAGAACCAAGATGTTAGCGACTGATAAAGAAAGCTTTAAAAGCTTGGTTGATAAAACTCTTAAGAATCATTATGAAGTCATTAAGAAACTTGTATCAAAAGGAACTTATTTCTTTGATTACGGTAATTCTTTTATGAAAGCTATTTATGATTCTGGTATCAAGGAAATTTCTAAAAATGGTAGAAATGATAAAGATGGATTTATATGGCCTTCATATGTAGAAGATATCTTAGGACCTGGGCTTTTTGATTATGGATATGGACCTTTTAGATGGGTTTGCTTAAGTGGTAAAGAAGAAGATTTAATCAAGACTGATAAAGCTGCCATGGATTGTATAGATCCTTCAAGGAGATATCAAGACAAGGATAATTATGTTTGGATAAAGGATGCACAGAAGAATAAATTAGTTGTTGGTACTCAGGCAAGAATATTATATCAAGACGCTTTTGGAAGATTGAAGATAGCTCTAAGATTCAATGAAATGGTTAGAAAAGGGCAAGTAGGTCCTATTATGCTAGGTCGTGACCATCATGATACAGGAGGAACCGATTCTCCATTTAGAGAAACTTCCAATATCAAGGATGGCAGTAATATAATGGCTGACTTGTCTACTCATATATTCGCTGGAAACAGTGCTAGAGGCATGAGCTTGGTTACTCTACATAATGGCGGCGGAGTAGGAATCAGTAAATCAATCAACGGTGGATTCGGAATGGTTCTTGATGGTAGCAGAAGAGTGGATGAAATCCTTAAGAACGCTATCCTATGGGATGTTATGGGAGGTGTAGCAAGAAGAGCTTGGGCAAGATGTGAAAATGCAATAGAGACTTCTGCAGGGTACAACGATATGATGAACGGACTTGACCATATTACACTACCTTTTATAGCTGATGATGAAATGATTTCCAAGGAAGTCAAAAAAGTTTACGGTAAATAG
- the ftcD gene encoding glutamate formimidoyltransferase: MQNKIVECVPNFSEGRDLDKIEKIVEPLRGKKDVKLLNYEADKDYNRVVVTVMGEPEAVKNAVIEAIGVATKLIDLNKHEGQHSRMGATDVVPFIPIKNMTTEECVKLANETGKEIADKYGIPVFLYEDAANSPSRTNLAKIRKGQFEGMKDKIKQEEWKPDFGEAKIHETAGAIAVGARMPLVAYNIDLDTQDVEIANKISRCIRHSSGGFRYIKAGGVKVEERGITQVTMNITNYTKTSIYRVFETVKMEAKRYGVNVLGSEIVGLVPMEALVDSAAYYLGLYGFSMDKVIETNLME; the protein is encoded by the coding sequence ATGCAAAACAAAATTGTAGAATGTGTACCTAATTTTAGTGAAGGAAGAGACCTTGATAAGATTGAAAAAATAGTTGAACCATTGCGCGGTAAAAAAGATGTGAAATTGTTGAACTATGAAGCCGATAAAGATTATAACAGAGTTGTAGTTACAGTAATGGGAGAACCTGAAGCTGTTAAGAATGCAGTAATTGAAGCTATTGGAGTAGCTACAAAGCTTATTGATCTCAATAAGCATGAAGGACAGCATTCTAGAATGGGTGCTACGGATGTAGTTCCATTCATACCAATAAAAAATATGACAACAGAAGAATGTGTAAAACTTGCTAATGAAACAGGAAAAGAAATAGCTGATAAATATGGTATACCTGTGTTTTTATATGAAGATGCTGCTAATTCTCCAAGCAGAACCAATCTAGCTAAAATCAGAAAAGGACAGTTTGAAGGAATGAAAGACAAGATTAAGCAGGAAGAATGGAAACCTGATTTTGGTGAAGCAAAAATCCATGAAACTGCTGGAGCGATAGCAGTAGGTGCTAGAATGCCTTTAGTAGCTTATAACATTGATTTAGACACTCAGGACGTGGAAATAGCTAATAAGATATCCAGATGCATTAGACATTCTAGCGGAGGATTTCGATATATTAAAGCAGGTGGTGTCAAAGTCGAAGAAAGAGGTATAACTCAAGTTACAATGAATATCACTAATTATACTAAGACATCCATCTATCGTGTGTTTGAAACAGTTAAGATGGAAGCAAAAAGATATGGTGTGAATGTTTTAGGTAGTGAAATAGTTGGGTTGGTTCCTATGGAAGCTTTAGTTGATTCAGCGGCATATTATCTAGGTCTGTATGGATTTTCAATGGATAAAGTCATAGAAACAAATCTGATGGAGTAA
- the hutI gene encoding imidazolonepropionase: MKRTIIKNASQLVTCSGFKAKKGKEMNDLGIIENGAVVIEEGIIKWVGKTPDIPRQFEKVAEVIDATNKTVLPGFIDSHTHFVFGGYREEEYSWRLKGDDYMEIMQKGGGIVNSVRQTKEASKDYLIRIGMKRLDSMLSFGVTTVEGKSGYGLDYDTEIKQLEVMKKLDIRHKIDVVPTFLGAHAVPKDYKGREDKFIDLMINEVLPHVVDKDLAEFCDVFCEKGVFSLEQSERMLSAAKEKGLKLKIHADEIVQLGGADLAAKLGAVSADHLLMASDEGIREMAKNDVVATLLPGTAFSLRENFARARYMIDNDLAVALATDFNPGSCFTESIPLIIALATLYMKMSIEETITALTINGAAALDKADNIGSIDVGKKGDVVIHEYPSYKFIPYHIGVSTAEKVIKDGQMVYYKYEQ, encoded by the coding sequence ATGAAAAGAACGATTATTAAAAATGCCAGCCAACTAGTAACATGCAGTGGATTCAAGGCTAAAAAAGGTAAAGAAATGAATGATCTAGGTATAATAGAAAACGGTGCTGTTGTTATTGAGGAAGGTATCATAAAATGGGTTGGTAAGACACCAGATATTCCTAGACAATTCGAAAAGGTTGCTGAAGTCATTGATGCAACTAATAAAACTGTTCTTCCTGGATTTATAGATTCTCACACTCATTTTGTATTTGGAGGCTATCGAGAAGAAGAATATTCTTGGAGATTAAAAGGCGACGACTACATGGAAATAATGCAAAAGGGTGGTGGGATAGTAAATAGTGTAAGACAGACGAAAGAGGCTTCAAAAGATTATCTGATAAGGATAGGAATGAAAAGATTAGATTCCATGCTTTCGTTTGGTGTAACCACTGTTGAAGGTAAAAGTGGTTATGGTTTGGATTATGATACAGAGATTAAACAGTTGGAAGTAATGAAAAAACTTGATATCAGACATAAAATTGATGTAGTCCCTACATTTTTAGGAGCTCATGCTGTACCAAAGGATTACAAAGGCAGAGAAGATAAATTTATAGATCTTATGATTAACGAAGTATTACCTCATGTAGTGGATAAAGACTTAGCAGAATTCTGTGATGTTTTTTGTGAAAAAGGAGTTTTTTCATTAGAACAATCAGAGAGAATGCTGTCAGCGGCTAAGGAAAAAGGATTGAAATTGAAAATCCATGCTGATGAGATAGTTCAGTTAGGCGGAGCAGATCTTGCTGCCAAGTTAGGTGCTGTTTCAGCAGATCATTTACTGATGGCATCTGATGAAGGAATAAGAGAAATGGCTAAGAACGACGTAGTAGCCACCCTTCTTCCTGGTACTGCATTTAGTTTAAGAGAAAATTTTGCAAGAGCAAGATACATGATTGATAATGACTTGGCTGTAGCCTTGGCTACTGATTTTAACCCAGGCAGCTGTTTTACAGAATCTATTCCATTGATAATTGCTCTGGCAACTCTATATATGAAAATGTCCATAGAAGAGACTATAACTGCTCTTACAATCAATGGCGCAGCAGCTCTTGATAAAGCAGATAATATAGGAAGTATTGATGTGGGTAAAAAAGGTGATGTTGTAATACATGAATATCCTTCTTATAAGTTTATTCCATACCATATAGGGGTCAGTACAGCAGAAAAAGTTATTAAAGATGGACAGATGGTCTATTATAAATACGAACAATAG
- a CDS encoding cyclodeaminase/cyclohydrolase family protein, producing the protein MLIDKSVSQFLDATASNDPVPGGGSIAASSGATAAALVEMVANLTIGKKKYEDVNDEMKEISKKANDLRQQLLKYIDIDSEAFNRVMNAYKLPKDTEEQKIVRKMTIQNAMKYAASVPLEVAKKSYDIMELSMRVVESGNKNAVTDGAVSAMMARTAVLSAIYNVKINLSSIKDNIYVEKVDSEVSWLEMNVNSKEKEILGKVEL; encoded by the coding sequence ATGTTGATAGATAAAAGTGTCTCTCAGTTCTTGGATGCAACAGCATCTAACGATCCAGTTCCAGGCGGAGGGTCAATAGCTGCCAGTAGTGGTGCAACAGCTGCAGCTTTGGTGGAAATGGTAGCCAATTTAACTATTGGTAAGAAAAAATATGAAGATGTCAATGATGAGATGAAAGAAATATCTAAAAAAGCTAATGATCTACGACAGCAGTTATTAAAATATATAGATATCGATTCAGAGGCATTCAATAGAGTTATGAATGCTTATAAGCTGCCAAAAGATACAGAGGAACAAAAAATCGTAAGAAAAATGACAATACAAAATGCTATGAAATATGCTGCATCTGTTCCGCTGGAAGTTGCAAAAAAATCTTATGATATTATGGAGCTGTCCATGAGAGTTGTAGAAAGTGGAAATAAAAATGCCGTAACTGATGGTGCTGTGTCAGCAATGATGGCTAGGACAGCTGTATTATCAGCTATATACAATGTAAAGATAAATCTTTCATCCATAAAAGATAATATCTATGTTGAAAAAGTTGATAGTGAAGTAAGTTGGCTGGAAATGAATGTAAACAGTAAAGAGAAAGAAATATTAGGTAAAGTAGAATTGTAG